Proteins co-encoded in one SAR324 cluster bacterium genomic window:
- a CDS encoding glycosyltransferase has product MEQRSQSRTIPTTFPGRFLWSSSLLALHRPSSCQKNIEAFLRLDLPGTKIIVGDVPARESMQRKYSEAVWLGYKFGEELAKLYADSDVFVFPSKTDTFGNVLLESIASGTPVAAFPVPGPQDVLRPGVDGVLSENLKEACLSALKLDRDVVHQSSMDWDWDACFQTFLSHLAPIESGKFGVQFNKFDSLTILPTSD; this is encoded by the coding sequence ATGGAACAGAGGAGTCAATCACGAACTATTCCGACTACGTTCCCAGGAAGATTCCTATGGTCTTCGTCCTTATTGGCTCTGCACAGGCCGAGTAGCTGTCAAAAAAATATTGAGGCTTTCCTCAGGCTTGATTTACCGGGCACTAAAATCATTGTGGGTGATGTTCCAGCTCGAGAATCAATGCAGAGAAAGTATTCTGAGGCTGTTTGGCTCGGTTACAAATTTGGAGAGGAATTGGCCAAACTCTATGCTGATAGCGATGTTTTTGTGTTTCCTTCCAAGACAGACACCTTTGGGAATGTGCTACTGGAGTCAATCGCTTCAGGAACACCAGTAGCTGCTTTCCCAGTTCCTGGTCCTCAAGATGTCCTGAGGCCAGGAGTGGATGGAGTATTATCAGAAAATCTGAAAGAGGCCTGCCTCAGCGCTTTAAAACTGGATAGAGATGTTGTTCATCAAAGCTCGATGGATTGGGACTGGGATGCCTGCTTCCAGACCTTTCTGTCCCATCTGGCTCCTATTGAAAGTGGTAAATTCGGGGTTCAGTTCAACAAATTTGATTCCCTGACCATCTTGCCTACTTCAGACTAG